From the genome of Papaver somniferum cultivar HN1 chromosome 2, ASM357369v1, whole genome shotgun sequence, one region includes:
- the LOC113347162 gene encoding U-box domain-containing protein 70-like yields the protein MAESGTSLKDQGNEFFKAGNYLKAAAIYTQAIKKDPSNATLYSNRAAAFLHLVKLSKALADAETTITLNPEWDKGYFRKGCVLEAMERYDDAIAALQIALQYNPQSAEVSRKIKRLGQLAKDKKRVQELESIRSNIDMGKRLEPLKKELSEKYGADENSKEIFSYVVETMEMAVKSWHETDKVDARVYYLLDKEKTDTEKYAPVVNIDKAFESPNTHGSCFPFLRQYAEDSFARGACLVVPKNIISYPQVWKGQGSRKWKHGQSDGFFVQLELPCLRKLWFIPSSTEKRRTVCRNPEVLDVGVHEIIPRIFKETNSSTL from the exons ATGGCTGAATCAGGAACTAGTTTGAAAGATCAAGGAAACGAGTTCTTCAAAGCTGGAAATTATCTTAAAGCTGCCGCTATTTATACTCAAGCTATCAAGAAAGATCCTTCCAACGCTACACTCTACAG CAATCGAGCTGCTGCATTTCTGCATTTAGTGAAGCTTAGCAAAGCACTTGCAGACGCTGAGACGACAATTACTTTAAACCCTGAGTGGGATAAG GGCTATTTCAGGAAAGGATGTGTTTTGGAGGCAATGGAACGATATGATGAT GCTATTGCTGCCCTTCAAATAGCTTTGCAGTACAATCCCCAGAGTGCAGAGGTGTCTAGGAAGATCAAGAGGCTTGGTCAGCTGGCAAAAGATAAAAAACGGGTTCAAGAACTAGAGAGTATTAGATCCAACATTGATATGGGTAAACGCTTGGAGCCATTGAAAAAGGAACTG TCTGAAAAATATGGAGCTGATGAAAATTCTAAGGAGATCTTCTCTTATGTTGTCGAGACCATGGAGATGGCAGTTAAATCATGGCACGAAACAGATAAAGTGGATGCAAGAGTTTATTATCTTCTTGATAAAGAAAAGACAGATACTGAAAAGTATGCCCCAGTTGTCAACATTGACAAG GCATTTGAATCTCCCAATACACATGGAAGCTGTTTTCCATTCTTAAGGCAGTATGCTGAAGATTCTTTCGCAAGAGGAGCTTGTTTAGTGGTTCCTAAGAATATTATATCCTATCCACAG GTTTGGAAAGGACAGGGGTCCAGAAAGTGGAAGCATGGGCAAAGCGACGGTTTCTTTGTTCAACTTGAGTTACCTTGCTTGCGGAAATTGTGGTTTATTCCTAGTTCCACAGAAAAAAGGCGGACAGTTTGCAG GAATCCAGAGGTTTTGGATGTGGGCGTGCATGAAATCATTCCGCGTATTTTCAAAGAAACTAATTCTAGTACTCTATAG
- the LOC113347161 gene encoding sulfate transporter 3.1-like: protein MVNTEKDLEQQFTSINTSIERVNIPPPQPFFKTFKSSLKETFFPDDPFRQFKNQSSTKKFVLGLQYFLPILEWAPRYTFQFFKADLIAGITIASLAIPQGISYAKLANLPPIFGLYSSFVPPLVYAMMGSSRDLAVGTVAVASLLTASMLGKEVNASKNPTLYLQLAFTATFFAGVFQAALGFLRLGFIVDFLSHATIVGFMAGAATVVCLQQLKGILGLEHFTHDTDLVSVMRSVFSQTHQWRWESAVLGCCFLFLLVLTRLISKKRPNLFWISAMAPLTSVILGSLLAYFTHADMHGVQVIGELKKGLNPPSYSDLAFGSPHLTTAIKTGIITGVIALAEGIAVGRSFAMFKNYNIDGNKEMIAFGMMNIAGSCTSCYLTTGAFSRSAVNYNAGCKTEVSNIVMATAVMITLLFLTPLFYYTPLVVLSSIIISAMLGLIDYGAAVHLWNLDKFDFVVCMSAYFGVVFGSVEIGLVMAVSVSMLRVLLFATRPKTSVLGKIPNSMTYRNVDQYSVASRVPGVLILHVDAPIYFTNASYLRERISRWIDEEEDNLKSSGETTLQYVILDMGAVGNIDTSGISMLEEVKKHTDRRALKLVLANPGSEVMMKLDKSKLLEGIGPEWIYLKVGEAVEACNFMLHSYKSSAGPTKTKSETQDNNV, encoded by the exons ATGGTTAACACGGAGAAAGACTTAGAACAACAATTCACATCCATTAATACGTCGATAGAACGTGTTAATATACCTCCACCACAACCATTTTTCAAAACGTTCAAATCTTCACTCAAAGAGACTTTCTTCCCTGATGATCCTTTTCGTCAATTCAAAAACCAATCATCCACTAAGAAATTTGTACTAGGTTTACAATATTTCTTACCCATTCTTGAATGGGCACCTCGTTATACATTTCAGTTCTTCAAGGCTGATCTTATTGCTGGTATCACCATTGCTAGTCTTGCTATTCCTCAGGGGATTAGTTATGCTAAACTAGCGAACTTGCCaccaatttttggtttat ATTCGAGTTTTGTTCCGCCATTGGTGTATGCAATGATGGGAAGCTCAAGAGATTTAGCAGTTGGGACTGTTGCTGTTGCTTCACTTCTCACAGCTTCTATGTTGGGGAAGGAAGTGAATGCTTCTAAAAATCCTACACTCTACCTTCAGCTAGCTTTTACCGCTACATTTTTCGCCGGTGTATTTCAAGCTGCCTTGGGATTCTTAAG GCTTGGGTTTATTGTGGATTTTCTGTCACATGCAACCATAGTGGGGTTCATGGCTGGAGCAGCCACTGTTGTTTGTCTGCAACAGTTGAAAGGCATTCTAGGGCTTGAACACTTCACCCACGACACTGATCTTGTGTCTGTTATGCGTTCTGTGTTCAGCCAAACACATCAG TGGAGATGGGAAAGTGCTGTCCTTGGTTGTTGCTTTCTCTTCCTCCTTGTTCTCACTAGATTAATC AGCAAGAAAAGACCAAATCTCTTTTGGATATCAGCCATGGCACCATTAACCTCAGTCATTTTAGGAAGTCTCCTTGCGTATTTCACCCATGCAGACATGCATGGGGTTCAAGTG ATAGGGGAACTGAAGAAAGGATTGAATCCACCATCTTACTCTGATTTGGCTTTTGGTTCACCTCATCTTACGACAGCCATTAAAACCGGAATCATCACCGGCGTCATTGCTCTTGCT GAAGGAATAGCAGTAGGGAGAAGTTTTGCTATGTTCAAGAACTACAACATTGACGGAAACAAAGAAATGATTGCTTTCGGGATGATGAACATTGCTGGCTCTTGCACTTCTTGCTACTTAACTACGG GTGCATTTTCGAGATCGGCTGTAAATTATAATGCAGGATGCAAGACAGAAGTTTCAAACATCGTAATGGCAACAGCGGTGATGATAACGTTATTATTTCTAACACCACTCTTTTACTACACCCCTTTGGTGGTACTCTCCTCGATTATTATATCAGCGATGCTAGGGTTGATTGACTATGGGGCTGCCGTCCATCTCTGGAACCTCGACAAATTCGATTTTGTTGTTTGCATGAGTGCGTATTTCGGCGTTGTCTTTGGCAGCGTTGAGATTGGCCTAGTGATGGCA GTTTCTGTATCCATGCTCCGAGTGTTATTGTTTGCAACAAGGCCAAAGACTTCTGTACTAGGAAAAATTCCTAATTCCATGACCTACAGAAATGTCGATCAATACTCTGTTGCTTCTAGGGTTCCTGGAGTTCTCATCCTCCATGTTGATGCTCCAATCTATTTTACCAACGCAAGCTACTTGAGAGAAAG AATCTCGAGGTGGATCGATGAAGAAGAGGACAACCTAAAATCTTCAGGAGAAACTACCTTGCAATATGTTATCCTTGATATGGGTG CTGTTGGTAACATCGACACAAGCGGAATAAGCATGTTAGAAGAAGTCAAGAAACACACAGACCGACGAGCTCTTAAG CTTGTGTTAGCGAACCCTGGAAGCGAGGTGATGATGAAGCTCGATAAATCAAAGCTCCTTGAGGGAATCGGGCCAGAATGGATATACCTAAAAGTGGGAGAAGCAGTTGAAGCATGTAACTTCATGCTTCATTCATACAAATCATCAGCAGGGCCTACCAAGACCAAATCGGAAACCCAAGATAACAATGTCTAG